The Aerococcaceae bacterium DSM 111021 genome includes a region encoding these proteins:
- a CDS encoding type II toxin-antitoxin system RelE/ParE family toxin, whose product MENPRLVGKSLTGNFSGQWRYRIGDYRLICHIDDNELVILSLEVGHRKDVINSY is encoded by the coding sequence ATCGAAAACCCAAGGTTAGTTGGTAAGTCTTTAACTGGTAATTTTAGTGGGCAGTGGCGTTACAGGATTGGTGATTATCGCTTAATTTGTCACATCGATGACAATGAACTAGTTATATTATCTTTGGAAGTAGGGCACAGAAAAGATGTTATAAATAGTTATTGA
- a CDS encoding 2-keto-3-deoxygluconate permease, which translates to MIMKFMNRIPAGNFIVPLVISMVLYTFFPNLLRIGTITESFLSADGSSFVIGMLCFSSGTTIKLNDLKDLIKFQGSLILVKMILSLVLAFGFLFMFGLEGIWGISGLAFVATIISTNPAVYVALLTAFGRERDAGIYPFAGIIALPILPLIVMSVFASGGLAGVNWMPVISVFVPLFLGMILGNIDSSFSDIFAKCLPALLMLLGWTLGQGMNFIEAIKSGVPGVLMTAFFLVVTLPVVFMFEKRVLKGEGYSSIALTTIAGVSTSTPAAVAVALPELQPYVTSATAIILTGVVITSIVAPFLSAKLASKRGDTF; encoded by the coding sequence ATGATAATGAAATTTATGAATAGAATTCCGGCAGGGAATTTTATTGTGCCACTAGTTATTTCAATGGTCTTATATACATTTTTCCCTAACTTATTGAGAATTGGGACAATTACGGAGTCATTCCTTTCAGCAGATGGATCAAGCTTTGTTATTGGAATGTTATGTTTCTCATCAGGGACAACCATTAAGTTGAACGACTTAAAAGATCTTATTAAGTTTCAAGGTAGCTTAATATTAGTTAAAATGATCCTATCCTTAGTTTTAGCATTTGGATTTTTATTCATGTTTGGTTTAGAGGGAATTTGGGGTATTTCAGGATTGGCTTTTGTAGCTACAATTATATCTACAAACCCAGCTGTTTATGTTGCACTTTTAACTGCGTTTGGTCGTGAACGCGACGCGGGAATTTATCCTTTCGCTGGAATTATAGCACTTCCGATTTTACCATTGATTGTTATGAGTGTATTTGCTTCAGGTGGTTTAGCAGGTGTGAATTGGATGCCAGTGATTTCAGTATTTGTTCCTTTATTTTTAGGGATGATATTAGGGAATATTGATTCATCATTCTCAGACATTTTTGCAAAATGTTTACCAGCTCTTTTAATGTTATTAGGATGGACTTTAGGACAAGGTATGAACTTTATTGAGGCCATTAAATCAGGTGTACCAGGTGTCTTAATGACTGCATTCTTCTTAGTTGTTACTTTACCTGTTGTTTTTATGTTTGAGAAGCGAGTACTCAAAGGGGAAGGATATTCATCAATTGCTTTAACAACTATTGCTGGAGTTTCAACATCAACTCCCGCAGCTGTTGCAGTGGCACTACCTGAATTACAACCTTATGTTACTTCAGCTACAGCGATTATCTTAACAGGTGTTGTTATTACATCTATAGTAGCACCATTTTTATCAGCGAAATTAGCCAGTAAACGTGGCGACACTTTTTAA
- the vat gene encoding Vat family streptogramin A O-acetyltransferase, giving the protein MKGPDKDKLYPNRLIKSVCYIKNLPKRANVEIGDYTYYSDNTRSPDNFYENIEHHYDFLGDKLIIGKFCAIAEGVKFIMNGANHRMNSVTTYPFNIFASGWEKVTPTVEELPFKGDTVIGNDVWLGQHVTIMPGITIGDGAIIAANSTVVKDIEPYSIYGGSPANFIKKRFSDETIESLLKLQWWDWDEDKLFNHLEMLTSSAGLNEITKHIEKDSH; this is encoded by the coding sequence ATGAAGGGGCCAGATAAGGATAAATTATATCCTAATAGACTCATTAAATCAGTGTGTTATATAAAAAATCTACCCAAAAGGGCGAATGTAGAAATAGGAGATTATACGTATTATAGTGATAATACGAGGTCGCCCGATAATTTTTATGAGAACATTGAACATCATTATGATTTCTTAGGTGATAAACTAATTATTGGAAAGTTTTGTGCGATTGCGGAAGGTGTTAAGTTCATTATGAATGGCGCAAACCATCGTATGAATAGTGTAACAACGTATCCGTTTAATATTTTTGCTTCGGGTTGGGAAAAGGTGACGCCGACTGTCGAAGAGCTACCTTTCAAAGGTGATACAGTTATTGGTAATGACGTTTGGTTGGGTCAACATGTAACAATTATGCCGGGGATTACAATAGGGGATGGTGCGATCATTGCGGCCAATTCAACTGTTGTTAAAGACATCGAACCTTATTCCATATACGGTGGAAGCCCCGCAAATTTTATAAAGAAACGATTCAGTGATGAGACGATTGAGTCATTGCTAAAACTGCAATGGTGGGATTGGGATGAGGATAAATTATTTAATCATTTGGAGATGTTGACTTCATCAGCTGGGTTAAATGAAATAACAAAACATATTGAGAAGGATAGTCATTAA
- a CDS encoding DUF1697 domain-containing protein has translation MRYVLLLRGVNVGGKNKVVMADLKNNLEVMGYTHVKSYINSGNVFFNSEDAVEEMNENLHTHFSHTYDFELLFVILGADEFIQEYHNLPEWWQDDFARKDVLFYTDSIDKAALRQTIEAMNVGDEIIYFGELAVYWGKYSEASFKKTAYAKYLIRTPFYKKMTIRNGKTFERIYQMLLE, from the coding sequence ATGCGCTATGTACTTTTACTAAGAGGTGTTAATGTAGGTGGTAAGAATAAAGTGGTGATGGCTGACTTAAAAAATAATCTTGAAGTAATGGGATACACTCATGTGAAATCATATATTAATAGTGGCAATGTGTTCTTTAATAGTGAGGATGCAGTGGAAGAGATGAATGAAAACCTTCACACTCATTTCAGTCATACTTATGATTTTGAATTGTTATTCGTCATCCTTGGTGCTGATGAGTTTATTCAGGAGTATCACAATCTACCTGAATGGTGGCAAGATGATTTCGCCCGAAAAGATGTTCTGTTTTACACTGATTCTATTGATAAAGCCGCTTTGAGACAAACGATTGAGGCTATGAACGTTGGTGACGAGATTATTTATTTTGGAGAACTTGCTGTTTACTGGGGGAAATATTCGGAAGCAAGTTTCAAAAAGACTGCTTATGCGAAATATTTAATTCGGACACCATTCTACAAAAAAATGACGATCCGCAACGGGAAAACATTCGAAAGAATATACCAGATGCTATTAGAGTAA